In one window of Frigoriglobus tundricola DNA:
- a CDS encoding hybrid sensor histidine kinase/response regulator → MPEPTRDALHAILDLLPGPVFRLGRDGRHTFANAAAARAVGCEPDRIIGLTPGEAGIPPHLVAVIEKHVQAVLTTGAPAEYLLTAPTHAGDVAFLTRLVPEFGPDGTVVAVVGASADVTAQVAVERALRESEERYRAVVEDQTEIVCRFRPDGTITFINDVYCRMFGKRADQLIGSRWQPLVFPEDRPHIESQLAEMAPNNPVVRIENRAFDKSGRVRWMEFVNRGFYTPVGELVEIQAVGRDVTDRRAAEDARRELEADLRAREQQQRYERQLVQSQKLESLGVLAGGIAHDFNNLLTGMLGYASLCRMRLPPDDPMSDDLKRIERAAQRAAELCQQMLAYAGRGQFVVRPVDLNALTQEMTQLLATVLSKKAVLKYNLTAGLPAVQADATQVRQVVMNLITNASDAIGERSGVITLTTGLIDADARYLAPGRYVYLEVSDTGCGMTDEVRAKIFDPFYTTKFTGRGLGLAAVLGIVRGHKGAIRVYTQPGRGSTFKVLFPALDRPDDAPRPEPAVPVRDGQGRRVLVVDDEEDVRVFARKVLELAGFAVALAPDGRAGVEAFAADPAGFAVVLLDLTMPRLGGADAYREMRRHRSDVRVVLTSGFAAEEAMSGFAGKGLAGFLRKPFRTDELLTTVFDVVGPQRRDDRSEEGRP, encoded by the coding sequence GTGCCCGAACCGACCCGCGACGCGCTGCACGCGATCCTCGATCTGCTCCCCGGCCCGGTCTTCCGCCTGGGCCGCGACGGCCGCCACACGTTCGCCAACGCCGCCGCGGCCCGGGCCGTCGGGTGCGAACCGGACCGGATCATCGGGCTCACGCCCGGCGAGGCCGGCATCCCCCCGCACCTGGTCGCCGTGATCGAGAAACACGTCCAGGCCGTCCTCACGACCGGCGCCCCCGCCGAGTACCTGCTGACCGCGCCGACGCACGCGGGTGACGTGGCGTTCCTCACCCGGCTCGTGCCGGAGTTCGGCCCGGACGGGACGGTCGTGGCCGTGGTCGGGGCGTCGGCCGATGTGACCGCGCAGGTGGCGGTCGAGCGCGCCTTGCGGGAGAGCGAGGAGCGGTACCGAGCGGTCGTCGAGGACCAGACGGAGATCGTGTGCCGGTTCCGCCCGGACGGGACCATCACGTTCATTAACGACGTGTACTGCCGGATGTTCGGGAAGCGCGCCGACCAACTGATCGGGTCCCGCTGGCAGCCGCTCGTCTTCCCGGAGGACCGCCCGCACATCGAGTCACAGCTCGCGGAGATGGCACCCAACAATCCCGTCGTCCGGATCGAGAACCGGGCGTTCGATAAGAGCGGGCGGGTGCGGTGGATGGAGTTCGTCAACCGCGGGTTCTACACGCCCGTGGGCGAACTGGTCGAGATCCAGGCCGTCGGCCGGGACGTGACCGACCGCCGCGCCGCCGAGGACGCCCGGCGCGAACTGGAGGCCGACCTCCGGGCCCGCGAGCAGCAGCAGCGGTACGAGCGCCAACTGGTCCAGTCGCAGAAGCTGGAGAGCCTCGGCGTGCTGGCCGGCGGGATCGCCCACGACTTCAACAACCTGCTCACCGGGATGCTCGGGTACGCGTCCCTGTGCCGGATGCGGCTCCCGCCGGACGACCCGATGAGCGACGACCTGAAGCGGATCGAGCGCGCCGCCCAGCGCGCCGCCGAGCTGTGCCAGCAGATGCTCGCCTACGCCGGCCGCGGGCAGTTCGTCGTCCGCCCCGTCGATCTGAACGCGCTCACCCAGGAGATGACCCAGCTCCTGGCGACGGTGCTGTCGAAAAAAGCGGTCCTCAAGTACAACCTGACCGCCGGGCTCCCCGCGGTCCAGGCGGACGCGACGCAGGTCCGCCAGGTGGTGATGAACCTCATCACCAACGCGTCGGACGCGATCGGGGAGCGGAGCGGGGTCATCACCCTGACGACCGGGCTGATCGACGCCGACGCGCGGTACCTGGCGCCCGGGCGGTACGTGTACCTGGAGGTGTCCGATACCGGGTGCGGGATGACGGACGAGGTGCGGGCGAAGATCTTCGACCCGTTCTACACCACCAAGTTCACCGGGCGCGGGCTGGGGCTGGCCGCGGTCCTCGGCATCGTCCGCGGGCACAAGGGCGCGATCAGGGTGTACACCCAGCCGGGGCGCGGGTCCACGTTCAAAGTGCTGTTCCCCGCGCTGGACCGGCCCGATGACGCCCCGCGCCCCGAACCCGCGGTCCCGGTGCGGGACGGGCAGGGCCGCCGGGTACTGGTGGTGGACGACGAGGAGGACGTGCGGGTCTTCGCGCGGAAGGTGCTGGAGCTGGCGGGCTTCGCGGTCGCCCTCGCGCCGGACGGGCGGGCCGGGGTGGAGGCGTTCGCGGCCGACCCGGCCGGCTTCGCGGTGGTCCTGCTCGACCTCACGATGCCCCGGCTCGGCGGGGCGGACGCCTACCGCGAGATGCGCCGCCACCGGTCCGACGTGCGCGTGGTACTGACCAGCGGCTTCGCCGCCGAGGAGGCGATGTCCGGGTTCGCGGGCAAGGGGCTGGCCGGCTTCCTGCGGAAGCCGTTCCGCACGGACGAGCTGCTGACGACCGTGTTCGACGTCGTGGGGCCGCAGCGCCGCGACGACCGGAGCGAGGAGGGGCGCCCATGA
- a CDS encoding adenylate/guanylate cyclase domain-containing protein, translated as MFLIAQGPNAADSWRKALPIDVPVALGRASAEWAVPWEPFLARKHAELVARGKKVKVRRLPGAANPMFHAGGECDAFDLLPGGSFVIGRTTFTLADGVRQPVSPGEPGDDRPLLEERTVAHHELDRLAFRDAPHRLDVLSKLPDVISSAVDETDLFGRLADMLLAGIRRAEAVAVVALPPGTDGHVSVRHWDRRRASGGGFEPSKRLVTAAVSEQKQTVLHVWGSTPEATGDDPFTLQGQFDWAFCTPVLYDACQGWGLYVAGRFDGAAASTLLAPWESNELRDDVKFTELVADILGSLRQVQVLRERQGVFRRFFSPGVMSVISGGDPARALEPREADVTVLFGDLRGFSRKAEEAGDRLLDLLTRVSAALGLMTRNILDNRGAIADFLGDAAMGFWGWPLEQPGKVEHACRAALGIRAAFEAVARDPAHPLSDFRIGIGIATGRAVAGGIGTPEQAKVTVFGPVVNLASRLESMTKLLRVPILIDEPTAAAVRAHLPRDVGRVRRMVKVLPYGLDTPLVVAELIPPAPSPGTETEGGLTDADLDAYDKALDAFLAGDWTAAYKHLHHVPPDDRGKDVLTEFILKHNRTPPPGWDGVIPLGTKG; from the coding sequence ATGTTCCTCATCGCGCAAGGACCGAACGCGGCGGATTCGTGGCGCAAGGCGCTCCCAATCGACGTCCCAGTCGCTCTCGGGCGGGCGTCGGCAGAGTGGGCCGTGCCGTGGGAGCCGTTCCTCGCGCGGAAGCACGCCGAACTCGTCGCGCGCGGCAAAAAGGTAAAGGTGCGCCGGCTCCCGGGCGCCGCCAACCCGATGTTCCACGCCGGCGGTGAGTGCGACGCGTTCGATCTGCTCCCGGGCGGGTCGTTCGTCATCGGGCGCACCACCTTCACGCTTGCCGACGGTGTGCGGCAGCCCGTTTCGCCGGGTGAACCCGGCGACGACCGGCCGTTGCTAGAGGAACGCACGGTCGCACACCACGAACTCGACCGGCTCGCGTTCCGCGACGCGCCGCACCGCCTCGACGTGCTGAGCAAGCTGCCCGACGTGATCTCCAGCGCCGTTGACGAGACCGATCTGTTCGGCCGACTGGCGGACATGCTGCTCGCGGGCATCCGGCGGGCGGAAGCGGTCGCCGTCGTGGCACTGCCTCCGGGTACGGATGGGCATGTGAGTGTGCGCCACTGGGACCGTCGCCGTGCCAGTGGCGGAGGGTTCGAGCCGAGCAAGCGCCTGGTGACCGCGGCCGTGTCCGAACAGAAACAGACGGTCCTTCATGTGTGGGGTTCGACGCCCGAAGCGACGGGGGACGACCCCTTTACGCTCCAGGGGCAATTCGATTGGGCGTTCTGCACCCCCGTCCTTTACGACGCGTGCCAGGGCTGGGGACTGTACGTCGCCGGCCGGTTCGACGGGGCCGCGGCCTCGACGCTGCTCGCGCCGTGGGAGTCGAACGAACTGCGCGACGACGTGAAGTTCACCGAACTGGTCGCGGACATCCTCGGCTCGCTCCGTCAGGTGCAGGTGCTGCGCGAGCGGCAGGGGGTGTTCCGCCGGTTCTTCTCGCCCGGCGTCATGAGCGTCATTTCCGGCGGCGACCCGGCACGGGCGCTGGAGCCGCGCGAGGCCGATGTGACCGTCCTGTTCGGCGATTTACGTGGGTTCTCGCGCAAGGCGGAGGAGGCCGGCGACCGCCTGCTCGACCTGCTCACCCGCGTGAGCGCGGCCCTCGGCCTGATGACGCGGAACATCCTCGACAACCGCGGTGCGATCGCGGACTTTCTGGGCGACGCGGCGATGGGCTTCTGGGGCTGGCCGCTGGAGCAACCCGGGAAGGTGGAGCACGCCTGTCGGGCCGCGCTCGGCATCCGGGCGGCGTTCGAGGCGGTCGCGCGCGACCCGGCGCACCCGCTGTCCGACTTCCGGATCGGTATCGGGATCGCCACCGGCCGCGCCGTCGCCGGCGGGATCGGCACGCCGGAGCAAGCGAAGGTGACCGTGTTCGGACCGGTCGTGAATCTCGCCTCGCGGCTGGAAAGCATGACGAAGTTGCTCCGCGTGCCGATCCTGATCGACGAGCCGACGGCCGCCGCGGTGCGTGCCCACCTCCCGCGCGACGTGGGGCGCGTGCGAAGGATGGTGAAAGTGCTTCCCTATGGCCTGGACACGCCGCTCGTCGTGGCCGAACTGATCCCGCCGGCTCCGTCCCCGGGCACCGAGACAGAAGGCGGTCTCACCGACGCCGACCTCGACGCGTACGACAAGGCGCTCGACGCGTTCCTGGCGGGCGACTGGACCGCGGCGTACAAGCACCTGCACCACGTCCCGCCGGACGACCGCGGGAAGGACGTGCTGACCGAGTTCATCCTGAAGCACAACCGCACCCCGCCGCCCGGCTGGGACGGCGTGATTCCGCTCGGAACCAAGGGGTAA
- a CDS encoding serine/threonine-protein kinase encodes MSDSGHTPVMGDADRDAARALSLRGVRLPVKVPGYDGEQFLGHGAYGEVWTAVNRNSGRRVAIKFFTRRGGLDWGALAREVEKLRYLFSDRYVVQLFEIGWEADPPYYVMEYMENGSLEDLLRDYRPSAHDAVALFREVAVALVHAHDKGILHCDLKPANVLLDHDKKPRLADFGQSRLTNEMSPALGTLFYMAPEQADLTAAPDARWDVYALGAVMYRMLTGRPPHRDEPGASGVATSGPIDAQLAAYRKLILDAPRPNAHRVVPGVDAGLAAIIDRCLEPAPNKRFPNPQAVVAALDAWHLQRARKPLLWITGLTFAALFLLMAIIGQYLFRTTVGTAETGVESRSLEANRFAAQAQARQFAAHIQLRYVQLEAMARHVHLRELLQRGERIKDDPTAGPKLDQLLAERKERGDKQFPAPDKASVWFADDAAGYQRGTAPPFPDHRHQYRGYRDYFSGLGERPATTPPPVAGIIEGPHRSVAFRRALQNSEYVWSVAFSVPVPGDGADHKPIGVVGLTIDLTEAETVNADRFAVLIDTRPDATNGRRGLVLRHPYWATMKGAADPPLYYADEVVKWADAGDDAAPLPNTQAYTDPVSRASGAAPGITDYSGPWLAAVHRVRVGPERADTGWVVLVQERRDEALRPVRELQWRLGYVGLMAVVLVTGLVGLMWGGMVLVMDPSPRSPVTRVLRRWAGLPTGTAGTFGAAGAGGSSLPAGITARATGTPTPGNERGA; translated from the coding sequence GTGAGCGACTCCGGGCACACACCCGTGATGGGCGATGCCGACCGCGACGCGGCCCGCGCGCTGAGCTTGCGCGGCGTGCGGCTGCCGGTCAAGGTGCCGGGTTACGACGGTGAACAGTTCCTCGGCCACGGCGCGTACGGCGAAGTGTGGACCGCGGTCAACCGGAACAGCGGGCGGCGCGTCGCGATCAAGTTCTTCACCCGCCGCGGCGGGCTGGACTGGGGCGCGCTCGCCCGCGAGGTCGAGAAGCTCCGGTACCTCTTCTCCGACCGCTACGTGGTGCAGCTCTTCGAGATCGGCTGGGAGGCCGACCCGCCGTACTACGTGATGGAGTACATGGAGAACGGGTCGCTCGAAGACCTGCTCCGCGACTACCGGCCGTCGGCCCACGACGCGGTGGCGCTCTTCCGCGAGGTGGCCGTCGCGCTCGTCCACGCCCACGACAAGGGCATCCTCCACTGCGACCTGAAGCCCGCGAACGTCCTTCTGGACCACGACAAGAAGCCGCGGCTCGCGGACTTCGGCCAGTCGCGGCTCACCAACGAGATGTCGCCCGCCCTCGGCACGCTGTTCTACATGGCCCCCGAGCAGGCCGACCTGACGGCGGCGCCGGACGCGCGGTGGGACGTGTACGCCCTCGGCGCGGTCATGTACCGCATGCTGACCGGCCGGCCGCCCCACCGCGACGAGCCGGGCGCGTCCGGTGTCGCCACGAGCGGCCCGATCGATGCCCAACTCGCCGCGTACCGCAAGCTCATCCTCGACGCACCGAGACCCAACGCGCACCGCGTCGTACCGGGCGTCGATGCCGGTCTGGCCGCGATCATCGACCGGTGCCTCGAACCGGCCCCCAACAAGCGGTTCCCGAACCCGCAGGCGGTGGTCGCGGCGCTCGATGCGTGGCACCTCCAGCGGGCGCGCAAGCCGCTGCTCTGGATCACCGGGCTGACGTTCGCGGCGCTGTTCCTGCTGATGGCCATCATCGGCCAGTATTTGTTCCGCACAACGGTGGGAACGGCCGAGACCGGCGTCGAGAGCCGGTCGCTGGAAGCGAATCGCTTTGCGGCGCAGGCGCAGGCCCGGCAGTTCGCGGCGCACATCCAGTTGCGGTACGTGCAGCTCGAAGCGATGGCCCGCCACGTTCACCTGCGCGAACTCCTCCAGCGCGGCGAGCGGATCAAGGACGATCCGACCGCGGGGCCGAAGCTCGACCAACTGCTCGCCGAGCGAAAGGAGCGCGGCGACAAGCAGTTCCCGGCGCCGGATAAGGCGTCCGTCTGGTTCGCGGACGACGCCGCCGGTTACCAGCGCGGCACCGCCCCGCCGTTCCCGGACCACCGCCACCAGTACCGCGGCTACCGCGACTACTTCTCCGGTCTCGGCGAGCGCCCCGCGACGACCCCGCCGCCTGTAGCGGGCATCATTGAGGGCCCGCACCGGTCGGTCGCCTTCCGCCGCGCGCTGCAAAACAGCGAATACGTCTGGTCGGTCGCGTTCAGCGTGCCGGTGCCGGGCGACGGGGCGGACCACAAACCGATCGGCGTTGTCGGGCTGACGATCGATCTGACCGAAGCGGAGACCGTGAACGCCGACCGGTTCGCGGTCCTGATCGACACGCGGCCGGACGCGACGAACGGCCGCCGCGGACTCGTCCTGCGGCACCCGTACTGGGCCACGATGAAGGGCGCCGCCGATCCGCCGCTGTATTATGCCGACGAGGTCGTGAAGTGGGCCGACGCGGGCGATGACGCCGCGCCGCTCCCGAACACGCAGGCGTACACCGATCCGGTTTCGCGGGCGAGTGGGGCCGCGCCCGGCATCACCGACTACTCGGGGCCGTGGCTCGCGGCGGTGCACCGCGTGCGGGTCGGTCCGGAACGTGCCGACACCGGCTGGGTGGTGCTGGTACAGGAGCGCCGCGACGAGGCGCTGCGGCCGGTGCGCGAGCTGCAGTGGCGCCTCGGTTACGTCGGCCTGATGGCGGTCGTGCTGGTGACGGGGCTGGTGGGGCTGATGTGGGGCGGGATGGTGCTGGTGATGGACCCGTCGCCGCGGTCGCCGGTGACGCGCGTGCTGCGGCGCTGGGCCGGACTGCCGACGGGCACCGCGGGCACGTTCGGGGCGGCGGGCGCGGGCGGGAGTTCGCTGCCCGCCGGCATCACGGCGCGAGCAACCGGTACACCGACTCCCGGCAACGAGCGGGGGGCGTAA
- a CDS encoding TIGR02996 domain-containing protein: MSDENALLAAIAANPHEDTPRLMYADWLQENGRPVRAEFIRVQIEIARIDHLPRQALNQYVDLFQRNQELIDDHRGELLGPLAVLPAETQIEFRRGFPEFIELPVRSFLTHSERIAGQRPLPRVGVTGVADRWLAFLMNPHTDCVTQLSGYSNHPEDLAPEYSVSEEDLIDGVERMTRLESLDLEGCAVSDLHCDLAFNFSVPSLRSLDLSNNLITDQGVTDLIRTTLPGHLRRLILGGNDITDAGAIALAEGWPTGAADRLEHLNLRFTNIGQVGQAALLRRFGGRVDLF; the protein is encoded by the coding sequence ATGTCCGACGAGAACGCACTCCTGGCTGCCATAGCGGCCAACCCCCACGAAGACACGCCGCGGCTCATGTACGCCGACTGGCTACAGGAGAACGGCCGACCCGTGCGCGCCGAGTTCATCCGCGTGCAGATCGAGATCGCGCGAATCGATCACCTGCCCCGGCAAGCTCTCAACCAGTACGTCGATCTCTTCCAGCGGAATCAGGAACTGATCGACGACCATCGGGGCGAACTGCTCGGGCCGCTTGCGGTGCTGCCGGCCGAGACGCAAATCGAGTTCCGGCGGGGATTTCCAGAATTCATCGAGTTACCCGTGAGGAGTTTTCTCACGCACTCCGAGCGAATTGCGGGGCAGCGACCGCTCCCTCGTGTTGGTGTGACCGGTGTCGCTGACCGGTGGCTCGCGTTCCTTATGAACCCGCACACGGACTGCGTGACTCAACTCAGTGGCTATTCCAATCACCCCGAAGACCTGGCCCCGGAGTATTCCGTTTCAGAAGAGGATCTGATCGATGGTGTCGAGCGAATGACACGGTTGGAGTCGCTCGATCTGGAAGGCTGTGCTGTCAGCGATTTGCATTGCGATCTGGCGTTCAATTTCTCCGTTCCCTCTCTCCGCAGCCTCGATCTGTCAAACAACCTCATCACCGATCAGGGCGTAACCGACCTGATTCGCACCACCTTGCCCGGACATCTCCGACGCCTGATCCTTGGCGGGAACGACATCACCGACGCAGGCGCCATCGCGCTCGCGGAGGGGTGGCCGACCGGCGCCGCGGACCGCCTCGAACACCTGAACCTGCGGTTCACCAACATCGGGCAGGTGGGGCAAGCCGCACTGCTCCGTCGGTTCGGCGGGCGCGTCGATCTGTTCTGA
- a CDS encoding PfaD family polyunsaturated fatty acid/polyketide biosynthesis protein, with translation MIHPAGTDGSPPPLGHWLPNGPQPTDTPEGFQAAIGDLRAPVVVVHDNGGLAVARGGTVTLGTAAKEGRPVAAYLPPLPAEQLGDPAFRHDHGVRFAYMTGAMANGIASVEIAEAMSRAGMFGSYGAAGLSLERIGTAIDRMKASVGDGPYCVNLIHSPNEPAHEMATAELLLKKGVPLVEASAYLDLTPAIVRYRIAGFRGGVGGLVVPLNRVVAKVSRTEVATKFLSPPPERIVKELLAAGHVTPQQVAMAARFPVADDVTVEADSGGHTDNRPAITLLPTIIALRDRLQAQFKYASPPRVGLAGGIATPASVAGAFAMGAAYVVTGSVNQACVESGSSDGVRKMLAEAGQADVIMAPAADMFEMGVKVQVLKRGTMFAMRAQKLYDLYKSYTSWEAIPAAERVQVEKTQFRATFEEVWALTRDFWAKREPAQLAKAETDPRHRMALVFRWYLGLSSRWANAGEAGRLVDYQVWCGPAMGAFNEWAKGSHLEQPQNRTVVGVALNLLYGACVVLRRQALRQQGVNLPDACFPLRPLPAEEVAARLA, from the coding sequence ATGATTCACCCGGCCGGAACCGACGGAAGTCCGCCCCCGCTCGGACATTGGCTCCCGAACGGCCCACAGCCCACGGACACACCCGAAGGCTTCCAGGCCGCTATTGGTGACCTCCGCGCACCGGTGGTCGTCGTTCACGATAACGGCGGTCTGGCGGTCGCCCGTGGCGGTACGGTTACGCTCGGAACGGCCGCGAAGGAGGGGCGGCCGGTCGCGGCGTACCTGCCGCCGCTGCCCGCGGAACAGCTTGGTGACCCGGCGTTTCGGCACGACCACGGCGTGCGCTTCGCGTACATGACCGGCGCGATGGCGAACGGCATCGCCTCCGTCGAGATCGCGGAGGCGATGAGCCGCGCCGGGATGTTCGGCAGCTACGGCGCCGCCGGGCTGTCGCTCGAACGCATCGGCACCGCCATCGACCGGATGAAAGCGAGCGTCGGCGACGGCCCGTACTGCGTGAACCTGATCCACAGCCCGAACGAGCCGGCGCACGAAATGGCGACGGCCGAACTGTTGCTCAAGAAGGGCGTGCCGCTCGTCGAAGCCAGCGCCTACCTCGACCTCACTCCGGCCATCGTCCGGTACCGGATCGCCGGCTTCCGCGGCGGCGTGGGCGGGCTGGTGGTGCCGCTCAACCGTGTCGTGGCGAAGGTGTCACGGACCGAAGTCGCGACGAAGTTCCTCAGTCCGCCGCCGGAGCGGATCGTCAAGGAGTTGCTCGCGGCCGGACACGTTACGCCCCAGCAAGTCGCGATGGCCGCACGCTTTCCGGTCGCCGACGACGTCACGGTCGAGGCCGACAGCGGCGGCCACACGGACAACCGCCCCGCGATCACCCTCCTGCCCACGATCATCGCCCTCCGTGATCGCCTCCAGGCCCAGTTCAAGTACGCGTCCCCGCCGCGTGTCGGGTTGGCCGGCGGCATCGCGACACCGGCGTCCGTGGCGGGAGCGTTCGCGATGGGCGCGGCGTACGTCGTCACGGGGAGCGTGAATCAGGCGTGTGTCGAGTCCGGCAGTTCGGACGGCGTGCGGAAGATGCTGGCGGAAGCCGGACAGGCCGATGTCATCATGGCGCCGGCGGCCGATATGTTCGAAATGGGCGTGAAGGTGCAGGTGCTCAAGCGCGGCACCATGTTCGCGATGCGGGCACAAAAACTGTACGACCTGTACAAATCGTACACCAGTTGGGAAGCGATACCCGCGGCCGAGCGCGTCCAGGTTGAGAAGACGCAGTTCCGGGCCACCTTCGAGGAGGTCTGGGCGCTGACCCGCGACTTCTGGGCGAAGCGGGAGCCGGCACAGCTCGCGAAGGCCGAGACCGACCCGCGGCACCGGATGGCACTCGTGTTCCGCTGGTACCTGGGGCTCTCGAGCCGGTGGGCGAACGCGGGCGAGGCCGGGCGGCTGGTGGACTACCAGGTGTGGTGCGGCCCGGCGATGGGCGCGTTCAACGAATGGGCGAAGGGGTCGCACCTCGAACAGCCCCAGAACCGGACGGTGGTCGGGGTCGCGCTGAACCTGCTGTACGGTGCGTGCGTGGTTCTGAGGCGCCAGGCGCTCCGGCAACAGGGCGTGAACCTCCCGGACGCGTGCTTCCCGCT
- a CDS encoding sensor histidine kinase, giving the protein MSGGAEHAELAETFNAMSARLAATFRLLEHDREQLRAILSGMVEGVIAIDDRRRVLFANDRAGQLLEFDPRKAVHEWLCNVTRLATFHDVVERGLTGAEPHREEFDVPGAGARHLAVYVSRFTGHGMPGAVVVIDDTTDVRQAERMRQDFVANASHELKTPLAVIKSSVETLIDGAAEDPEARAAFLDQVAREADRLADLIKDMLSLARIESGALGLEPRVVKLDKAITDCMERHHPRADTKTLTLVEKPPADAPADVAAWADPDALRQVMDNLVDNAIKYTPNGGRITVRWGATADTVSFEVEDTGVGIPEADVNRVFERFYRVDKARDRAQGSTGLGLSIVKHLLQAMRGQVRVNSKLGKGTTFRVTLPRAGSA; this is encoded by the coding sequence GTGAGCGGCGGCGCGGAACACGCCGAACTCGCCGAGACGTTCAACGCGATGAGCGCCCGGCTGGCGGCCACGTTCCGGTTGCTCGAACACGACCGGGAGCAGCTGCGGGCCATCCTCTCGGGCATGGTGGAGGGGGTCATCGCCATCGACGACCGCCGCCGGGTGCTGTTCGCCAACGACCGCGCCGGGCAGCTCCTCGAGTTCGACCCGCGGAAGGCGGTCCACGAGTGGCTCTGTAACGTGACCCGGCTGGCGACGTTCCACGACGTCGTGGAGCGGGGGCTGACCGGCGCCGAGCCGCACCGCGAGGAGTTCGACGTGCCGGGCGCGGGCGCCCGCCACCTCGCGGTGTACGTGTCGCGGTTCACCGGCCACGGGATGCCCGGCGCGGTGGTGGTGATCGACGACACCACCGACGTGCGCCAGGCCGAGCGGATGCGGCAGGACTTCGTGGCGAACGCGTCGCACGAGCTGAAGACGCCGCTGGCGGTCATCAAGTCGAGCGTGGAGACGCTCATCGACGGCGCGGCCGAGGACCCCGAGGCCCGCGCGGCGTTCCTCGACCAGGTGGCCCGCGAGGCGGACCGGCTGGCGGACCTCATCAAGGACATGCTGAGCCTGGCGCGGATCGAGTCCGGGGCGCTGGGGCTGGAGCCGCGGGTGGTGAAGCTGGACAAGGCCATCACCGACTGCATGGAGCGGCACCACCCGCGGGCCGACACGAAGACGCTGACGCTCGTGGAGAAGCCGCCGGCGGACGCGCCGGCCGACGTGGCCGCGTGGGCCGACCCGGACGCGCTGCGGCAGGTGATGGACAACCTCGTCGACAACGCGATCAAGTACACGCCCAACGGCGGGCGGATCACGGTGCGGTGGGGCGCGACCGCCGACACGGTGAGCTTCGAGGTGGAGGACACCGGCGTGGGCATCCCGGAGGCGGACGTGAACCGGGTGTTCGAGCGGTTCTACCGCGTGGACAAGGCCCGCGACCGGGCGCAGGGCAGCACCGGCCTGGGCCTGTCCATCGTGAAGCACCTGCTCCAGGCGATGCGCGGCCAGGTCCGGGTGAACAGCAAGCTCGGCAAGGGGACGACGTTCCGCGTCACGCTGCCGCGCGCCGGGAGCGCGTGA